One region of Macadamia integrifolia cultivar HAES 741 unplaced genomic scaffold, SCU_Mint_v3 scaffold595, whole genome shotgun sequence genomic DNA includes:
- the LOC122069362 gene encoding pathogenesis-related thaumatin-like protein 3.5, with the protein MARVSLSISLVSSLILLLISGINGASFTLTNNCGYTVWPGLLSGAGTAPLSTTGFALQTGESNTLSVPSGWSGRLWGRTLCSQDSTGKFSCVTGDCGSEKIECTGGATPPATLAEFTLNGAGGLDFYDVSLVDGYNLPMLVEPQDGTGGNCSVTGCVVDVNSACPTELKVTSTESSSAVACKSACEAFGDPQYCCSGAYGNPNTCKPSSYSEFFKNACPHAYSYAYDDGTSTFTCANANYLITFCPSAASGTSRTSSGGRNPQAADVPPANDTTMIYLGDPYASGASSSMSKGSGRGLVIAVAVFAAIGRLRLLF; encoded by the exons ATGGCCAGAGTTTCCTTATCTATCTCCCTCGTTTCCTCACTTATTCTTTTATTAATCTCAG GGATTAATGGAGCATCATTTACTTTAACTAACAATTGCGGATACACAGTATGGCCAGGACTTCTCTCTGGAGCTGGAACGGCACCCCTTTCCACCACAGGTTTCGCACTTCAAACCGGCGAATCAAATACCCTCTCAGTACCATCTGGGTGGTCCGGCCGGTTATGGGGTCGGACCCTATGTAGCCAGGATTCCACTGGTAAGTTCTCATGTGTCACCGGTGACTGTGGATCGGAAAAGATAGAATGCACCGGTGGTGCTACACCCCCTGCTACACTTGCCGAGTTCACCCTTAACGGCGCAGGTGGGCTTGATTTCTATGATGTGAGTTTGGTTGATGGCTATAACCTGCCTATGCTAGTAGAACCCCAGGACGGTACCGGTGGGAATTGCAGCGTCACAGGATGCGTGGTTGACGTTAACAGTGCTTGCCCTACGGAGCTCAAGGTCACCAGCACTGAAAGCAGCAGTGCCGTAGCGTGTAAAAGCGCGTGTGAAGCGTTTGGTGATCCACAATATTGCTGTAGCGGTGCCTATGGGAATCCAAACACGTGCAAGCCATCTTCTTACTCGGAATTTTTTAAGAATGCTTGTCCTCATGCCTACAGCTACGCCTACGATGACGGCACCAGTACCTTCACCTGTGCTAACGCGAACTACCTTATCACTTTTTGCCCCTCCGCTGCCTCTGGCACCAG CCGTACGTCGTCAGGAGGGAGGAATCCACAGGCGGCGGATGTTCCGCCGGCGAATGATACGACGATGATATACTTGGGTGATCCATACGCGAGCGGAGCGTCATCGTCGATGTCAAAGGGAAGTGGAAGAGGATTAGTTATTGCCGTCGCTGTTTTCGCAGCAATTGGGCGGTTGCGGTTGCTATTCTaa